One genomic region from Rosa rugosa chromosome 1, drRosRugo1.1, whole genome shotgun sequence encodes:
- the LOC133726291 gene encoding exocyst complex component EXO70E2 has translation MGDCKPGNPEVEVGEDLIVAAKSIARALGSKKNLTNGERKILADLGTKLSSLMTNRSTLNEIQVEDFGDIEVRLTSIQDKVLGWEADQTMIWDSSSNEANEYLNTVEEAHQLIESLESLCLSKDDEKYELLHKANDVLQTAMIRLEDEFRYMLVQNRQPCAPEHMSFRSCEEDAVDENSLMSFGDDSIEDSFQRDSVSRASEDSIIDLVRPEVIPDLRGIANMMFNCNYDQECTQAYTNLRRDALDECLSYLEIQKLSIEDVRKMEWVSLNSKIRRWVWVMKIFVRIYLASEKWLSEQIFEELGPVRLDCFVEASKASILQLLNFAEAMSIGPHQPEKLVRILDMYEVLADVLPDIDALYFGEAGSSVSMECHDVLLRLGDSVKATVIEFENAIASNPSTNPVSGGGIHPLTRYVMNYMRTLTDYGQTLDLLLKDCDEGDPILLSPDTSPTKEEENKSTDSSGRKSPMAHQFLSFASSLESNLDEKSKLYKDASLQHVFLMNNIHYMAQKVKGAELRLIFGDDWIRKHNRKFQQHAMSYQRASWSYILSLLKEEGIQNPGSNSISKSLLKERLRSFYLAFEEIYKVQSAWLIPDPQLREDLQISTSLNVIQAYRTFVGRHSNDISDKLIKYSADDMENYLMDLFEGSSKLLQNSSRR, from the coding sequence ATGGGGGATTGTAAACCTGGAAACCCTGAAGTGGAGGTTGGGGAGGACTTGATTGTTGCAGCCAAAAGCATAGCGAGGGCGTTGGGTTCGAAGAAGAACCTTACAAACGGTGAGAGGAAGATTTTGGCTGATCTTGGCACCAAATTGTCTTCCCTGATGACTAATAGGAGCACACTGAATGAGATACAGGTGGAGGACTTTGGTGACATTGAAGTTCGCCTTACTTCGATTCAGGATAAGGTCTTGGGGTGGGAGGCAGATCAGACTATGATATGGGATTCGAGCTCCAATGAGGCGAATGAGTACTTGAACACGGTGGAGGAGGCTCACCAGCTGATTGAAAGTTTGGAGAGTTTGTGTCTGAGTAAAGATGATGAAAAGTATGAGCTGTTACACAAGGCGAATGATGTTCTTCAAACGGCGATGATTAGGCTGGAGGATGAGTTCAGGTACATGCTTGTTCAGAACAGGCAGCCGTGTGCACCGGAGCACATGTCTTTTCGTTCATGTGAAGAGGATGCTGTGGATGAGAACTCATTGATGTCTTTTGGGGATGACTCAATTGAGGACTCATTTCAAAGGGATAGTGTTAGCCGAGCCTCTGAGGATTCCATCATTGACTTGGTTCGCCCGGAAGTTATTCCTGACCTCAGGGGCATTGCAAATATGATGTTCAATTGCAACTATGATCAGGAATGTACCCAAGCTTATACCAACCTCCGAAGGGATGCCTTGGATGAGTGTCTCTCATATCTAGAAATTCAGAAACTGAGCATTGAGGATGTGCGGAAGATGGAGTGGGTTTCTTTGAATTCCAAAATCAGAAGATGGGTCTGGGTTATGAAGATTTTCGTGCGGATTTATCTGGCTAGTGAGAAATGGCTCAGTGAACAGATTTTTGAGGAGCTTGGACCTGTTCGGCTAGATTGTTTTGTTGAGGCATCAAAGGCTTCAATACTGCAGCTTCTCAATTTCGCCGAAGCCATGTCTATCGGCCCTCACCAGCCAGAAAAGTTGGTTCGCATTCTTGACATGTATGAGGTGCTAGCGGATGTTCTTCCTGATATAGATGCTTTATACTTTGGTGAGGCTGGTTCTTCTGTAAGCATGGAGTGTCATGATGTCCTGCTGAGATTGGGTGATTCTGTGAAGGCAACAGTTATTGAATTTGAGAATGCCATTGCATCAAACCCTTCCACTAACCCTGTTTCAGGTGGGGGTATACACCCGCTGACTAGATATGTGATGAATTACATGAGGACTCTTACAGACTATGGTCAGACCCTTGATCTGCTTCTCAAGGACTGCGATGAAGGTGATCCCATTTTGTTGTCTCCTGACACTAGTCCAACTAAAGAAGAGGAGAACAAAAGCACTGATTCTTCAGGCAGAAAATCCCCAATGGCTCACCAGTTCCTATCATTTGCTTCAAGTCTGGAATCCAATCTTGATGAGAAGTCAAAGTTATATAAGGATGCTTCTTTGCAACACGTCTTTTTGATGAACAATATACATTACATGGCTCAGAAGGTTAAAGGGGCAGAATTGAGGCTTATCTTTGGAGATGATTGGATTAGAAAGCACAACAGGAAATTTCAACAGCATGCAATGAGCTACCAGAGAGCTAGTTGGAGTTACATCCTTTCTTTGCTAAAAGAGGAGGGCATACAAAATCCTGGGTCAAATTCTATCTCAAAAAGCCTTCTCAAGGAAAGGCTCCGCAGCTTTTATCTTGCTTTCGAGGAGATATACAAGGTCCAGTCGGCATGGCTCATTCCGGATCCTCAGCTTCGAGAAGACTTGCAAATCTCGACATCCCTTAATGTGATCCAAGCTTACAGGACATTTGTGGGAAGACACTCCAATGACATAAGTGACAAGCTCATCAAGTACAGTGCTGATGACATGGAGAATTACCTCATGGATCTCTTTGAAGGTTCCTCAAAATTATTACAAAATTCCAGCCGGAGGTGA
- the LOC133726292 gene encoding protein RIK isoform X1 encodes MTEESGARVSNDASQTRQRKKRKWDQPAEPLVSAGLAVPGALPLGNVGLLGGMTLPGVSPVSGAMNPLAAGFPTVPQAYQVPLIPQQAATVIQKLIQPKIQDELIAREIVINDAESSIRYKLTKRQTQEEIQRCTGAVVITRGKYHPPNASTDGEKALYLHISAGANIKETTERILAVDRAAAMVEEMLKQGQNLHPLSLLSSSTVSNGLKEPSTCVYLGFDADPSLNIAARIRGPSDQYINHIMNETGATVLLRGRGSGNIDCLHGEEGQQPLHLFLSSNNLKSLEDARLLAEHLLDTISVECGVSRVSSSKVYSAIAPPQQVYSAVPPPHQLSAGVQSSGNEIKAITTLASATVGLTPAPPVSSVGTPVTTTVFTQGTVSQSEGFSNCVQSQASSGGCPQLPSGGTIYSGYGGIYPHVTPLQQVALALRQSTSPITSTIAPTTSVPSTEPKLNTKFSSDSEKEKRPPQRRKFQELPVSLKGPAKVHQELDLLKPPELVSDLGVRNVLTMPAPKKLVQQVSNGMPPPPPRTMPPPPPKFTSSTQVVKEIDKNNVLKKTKSDNVPDTLVKLMEYGEDDDDSEETDEQSPNSNPVAVTARKPFWAL; translated from the exons ATGACGGAGGAGAGCGGCGCTAGGGTTTCCAATGATGCATCGCAAACAAGGCAAAg aaagaaaagaaagtgggATCAACCAGCGGAGCCATTGGTTTCAGCTGGTTTAGCGGTGCCTGGGGCGCTCCCATTAGGCAATGTGGGATTGCTTGGTGGGATGACGCTTCCCGGTGTAAGTCCAGTGTCCGGTGCGATGAATCCACTTGCTGCTGGCTTTCCTACTGTACCGCAGGCGTATCAGGTGCCTCTGATACCGCAGCAAGCTGCAACAGTTATCCAGAAACTAATACAA CCAAAGATCCAAGATGAGTTAATAGCACGAGAAATTGTTATTAATGATGCAGAGTCTTCTATTCGGTACAAGCTGACAAAACGCCAAACACAGGAGGAG ATCCAAAGGTGCACTGGTGCTGTGGTGATAACAAG GGGCAAGTATCATCCACCAAATGCGTCAACTGATGGTGAAAAGGCAttatatcttcatatttctgcAGGGGCTAAT ATAAAAGAGACGACCGAACGGATTTTAGCAGTTGATCGTGCTGCTGCCATGGTTGAAGAAATGTTGAAACAGGGTCAAAATTTACATCCCTTGTCATTGTTGTCTTCTTCTACCGTGAGTAATGGACTGAAG GAACCAAGCACATGTGTATATCTGGGCTTTGATGCAGATCCATCATTGAACATTGCTGCCCGTATACGTGGACCAAGT GACCAGTATATAAATCACATTATGAATGAAACAGGAGCAACTGTCTTACTCAGAGGGCGTGGTTCAGGAAATATTGATTGTTTACATGGTGAAG AAGGACAACAACCATTGCATCTGTTCTTGTCAAGTAATAATTTGAAAAGTCTCGAAGATGCTAGGCTTTTGGCTGAACATCTTTTGGATACAATCAGCGTAGAGTGTGGTGTCTCCAG GGTTTCTTCATCTAAGGTTTATAGTGCTATTGCACCCCCACAGCAGGTATATAGTGCTGTTCCTCCACCACATCAGTTGTCGGCTGGAGTTCAGAGTTCTGGAAATGAGATAAAAGCCATTACAACTTTGGCGTCTGCAACTGTCGGTCTTACACCAGCTCCTCCGGTTTCCTCAGTTGGGACTCCTGTGACCACTACCGTTTTTACTCAAGGGACAGTATCTCAGTCTGAAGGATTTTCAAACTGTGTGCAATCTCAGGCAAGCAGTGGTGGTTGTCCACAACTCCCATCTGGTGGAACAATCTACAGTGGATATGGTGGGATATATCCTCATGTCACACCTTTACAACAAGTTGCCCTGGCCCTTAGACAGTCAACATCCCCTATCACTTCTACAATTGCTCCCACAACATCAGTCCCAAGCACTGAACCAAAGTTGAATACGAAATTCAGCTCTGATTCTGAGAAGGAAAAACGGCCTCCACAAAGACGGAAGTTTCAGGAGTTACCAGTTAGTTTGAAGGGTCCTGCCAAAGTTCATCAG GAATTGGACTTATTAAAGCCACCTGAACTGGTGTCAGATTTGGGTGTGAGGAATGTATTAACTATGCCAGCTCCAAAGAAGTTGGTCCAGCAGGTTTCAAATGGAATGCCGCCACCGCCACCCAGAACCATGCCTCCACCTCCACCAAAATTTACATCATCAACACAGGTTGTTAAAGAGATTGACAAGAACAATGTTCTGAAAAAGACAAAATCTGATAATGTACCTG ATACTTTGGTCAAGCTCATGGAATAtggagaagatgatgatgactcTGAGGAAACTGATGAACAGTCACCCAATAGCAACCCTGTTGCAGTAACAGCTCGAAAGCCTTTCTGGGCTTTATGA
- the LOC133726292 gene encoding protein RIK isoform X2, protein MTEESGARVSNDASQTRQRKKRKWDQPAEPLVSAGLAVPGALPLGNVGLLGGMTLPGVSPVSGAMNPLAAGFPTVPQAYQVPLIPQQAATVIQKLIQPKIQDELIAREIVINDAESSIRYKLTKRQTQEEIQRCTGAVVITRGKYHPPNASTDGEKALYLHISAGANIKETTERILAVDRAAAMVEEMLKQGQNLHPLSLLSSSTVSNGLKEPSTCVYLGFDADPSLNIAARIRGPSDQYINHIMNETGATVLLRGRGSGNIDCLHGEEGQQPLHLFLSSNNLKSLEDARLLAEHLLDTISVECGVSRVSSSKVYSAIAPPQQVYSAVPPPHQLSAGVQSSGNEIKAITTLASATVGLTPAPPVSSVGTPVTTTVFTQGTVSQSEGFSNCVQSQASSGGCPQLPSGGTIYSGYGGIYPHVTPLQQVALALRQSTSPITSTIAPTTSVPSTEPKLNTKFSSDSEKEKRPPQRRKFQELPVSLKGPAKVHQVFSLTFYEANWPILDLSFGPLVSIFHRVFKFWGTIQGHLQLESFLKQTI, encoded by the exons ATGACGGAGGAGAGCGGCGCTAGGGTTTCCAATGATGCATCGCAAACAAGGCAAAg aaagaaaagaaagtgggATCAACCAGCGGAGCCATTGGTTTCAGCTGGTTTAGCGGTGCCTGGGGCGCTCCCATTAGGCAATGTGGGATTGCTTGGTGGGATGACGCTTCCCGGTGTAAGTCCAGTGTCCGGTGCGATGAATCCACTTGCTGCTGGCTTTCCTACTGTACCGCAGGCGTATCAGGTGCCTCTGATACCGCAGCAAGCTGCAACAGTTATCCAGAAACTAATACAA CCAAAGATCCAAGATGAGTTAATAGCACGAGAAATTGTTATTAATGATGCAGAGTCTTCTATTCGGTACAAGCTGACAAAACGCCAAACACAGGAGGAG ATCCAAAGGTGCACTGGTGCTGTGGTGATAACAAG GGGCAAGTATCATCCACCAAATGCGTCAACTGATGGTGAAAAGGCAttatatcttcatatttctgcAGGGGCTAAT ATAAAAGAGACGACCGAACGGATTTTAGCAGTTGATCGTGCTGCTGCCATGGTTGAAGAAATGTTGAAACAGGGTCAAAATTTACATCCCTTGTCATTGTTGTCTTCTTCTACCGTGAGTAATGGACTGAAG GAACCAAGCACATGTGTATATCTGGGCTTTGATGCAGATCCATCATTGAACATTGCTGCCCGTATACGTGGACCAAGT GACCAGTATATAAATCACATTATGAATGAAACAGGAGCAACTGTCTTACTCAGAGGGCGTGGTTCAGGAAATATTGATTGTTTACATGGTGAAG AAGGACAACAACCATTGCATCTGTTCTTGTCAAGTAATAATTTGAAAAGTCTCGAAGATGCTAGGCTTTTGGCTGAACATCTTTTGGATACAATCAGCGTAGAGTGTGGTGTCTCCAG GGTTTCTTCATCTAAGGTTTATAGTGCTATTGCACCCCCACAGCAGGTATATAGTGCTGTTCCTCCACCACATCAGTTGTCGGCTGGAGTTCAGAGTTCTGGAAATGAGATAAAAGCCATTACAACTTTGGCGTCTGCAACTGTCGGTCTTACACCAGCTCCTCCGGTTTCCTCAGTTGGGACTCCTGTGACCACTACCGTTTTTACTCAAGGGACAGTATCTCAGTCTGAAGGATTTTCAAACTGTGTGCAATCTCAGGCAAGCAGTGGTGGTTGTCCACAACTCCCATCTGGTGGAACAATCTACAGTGGATATGGTGGGATATATCCTCATGTCACACCTTTACAACAAGTTGCCCTGGCCCTTAGACAGTCAACATCCCCTATCACTTCTACAATTGCTCCCACAACATCAGTCCCAAGCACTGAACCAAAGTTGAATACGAAATTCAGCTCTGATTCTGAGAAGGAAAAACGGCCTCCACAAAGACGGAAGTTTCAGGAGTTACCAGTTAGTTTGAAGGGTCCTGCCAAAGTTCATCAG GTATTTTCTCTGACCTTCTATGAGGCTAACTGGCCGATACTGGACCTCTCTTTTGGGCCATTGGTTTCTATTTTTCACAGGGTTTTCAAATTTTGGGGCACCATTCAAGGGCACTTACAGCTTGAGAGCTTTCTCAAGCAGACAATCTAG